From a single Pleurodeles waltl isolate 20211129_DDA chromosome 10, aPleWal1.hap1.20221129, whole genome shotgun sequence genomic region:
- the LOC138261818 gene encoding uncharacterized protein has translation MDTQKKSSTAKHSSNLTCKICSIKCTSRSCLEQHYRGVQHKKKIQLLHTGIVGQLPSKTVMEKIFNNPGRKGAFIGLQYLKAFTNKKNKPYYSCCLCGAGSTFANLNEHLCCKTHKINYIIKSLPFVGREKLDQPHAPIEKIAESIEAAEGLTKYHEAFPNLQKPSACTSIDGSVKQIGIESLENFEENGTRCNPHSEESTLKCLESGFQPAGPLHKKKCRHDEYNQISSRCKASDSDLGARSSVRFSTDDQFCEKYPSWPVVKDAQPPSYIDISCTTGSFVSKSIGMTQVHSSDVPGGSPSVIPSVHQSFPSSVPGGSSYQNVAYDSDGFIPHGNKHVSPDVNSYFIAKPEDQSREQTPAYVKDVNILGKNCHSNSSIISSSGQCSTGNVPGQSSSSLFVGSSSSIEAFSPKSPVPPGNTSDMQDLPFRTVSSGYTSPTQVSSSPSIEMNQSILSPNILKILKGNDVAAVNAILNQLADHCPQLKKVNISMLVDVLFEAGALN, from the coding sequence AGCATCAAATGTACCTCCCGTTCGTGCCTCGAGCAGCATTATCGTGGAGTACagcataaaaagaaaatacaacttTTGCATACGGGTATAGTTGGACAACTACCCAGTAAAACAGTAATGGAGAAAATCTTCAATAACCCAGGCAGAAAAGGAGCGTTTATTGGTCTGCAGTACCTAAAAGCATTTACTAATAAGAAAAATAAGCCATATTACAGTTGTTGTTTATGTGGAGCTGGTTCAACGTTTGCCAATCTAAACGAGCATCTTTGTTGCAAAACTCATAAAATAAACTATATCATCAAATCTCTCCCATTTGTAGGTCGAGAGAAACTTGATCAGCCTCATGCACCGATTGAGAAAATAGCAGAGTCAATTGAGGCAGCGGAAGGGCTTACAAAGTACCACGAGGCCTTCCCAAATCTTCAAAAGCCATCCGCGTGCACCAGTATAGATGGGTCAGTCAAACAAATTGGTATCGAAAGTCTTGAAAATTTTGAGGAAAACGGGACACGTTGTAATCCACACAGCGAGGAGAGTACTTTGAAATGTTTGGAAAGTGGGTTCCAGCCGGCTGGACCTCTACACAAGAAAAAGTGTCGACATGATGAATATAACCAAATTTCATCGAGATGTAAGGCTTCAGATTCCGATTTGGGTGCTCGTTCTTCAGTGCGTTTTTCCACAGATGACCAATTTTGCGAGAAATATCCCTCTTGGCCCGTAGTAAAAGATGCTCAGCCGCCATCCTACATCGACATTTCCTGTACTACGGGAAGCTTTGTCTCCAAAAGCATTGGTATGACCCAAGTTCATAGTTCAGACGTCCCTGGCGGTTCCCCATCCGTCATACCGTCTGTTCACCAGTCTTTCCCTTCCAGTGTACCAGGAGGCTCCTCTTACCAGAATGTGGCTTATGACTCTGATGGTTTCATtccccatggaaacaaacatgtgaGCCCAGATGTAAATTCATATTTTATTGCCAAGCCTGAAGACCAGAGCCGAGAGCAGACACCTGCATATGTGAAGGATGTAAACATTTTGGGAAAAAACTGTCATTCAAATTCTTCCATTATCAGTTCCTCGGGACAGTGTTCTACAGGCAATGTTCCAGGCCAAAGTTCGTCCTCCCTTTTTGTCGGCAGTTCATCTAGTATTGAAGCGTTTTCTCCAAAATCTCCTGTGCCACCAGGGAACACCTCCGATATGCAGGATCTGCCTTTCCGCACAGTGTCAAGCGGGTATACCTCCCCAACCCAGGTTTCTTCCAGTCCCTCAATTGAAATGAATCAGAGCATCCTTTCTCCTAACATATTGAAAATCCTCAAGGGAAATGATGTAGCAGCCGTGAACGCCATTTTGAATCAGCTTGCAGATCACTGTCCACAACTTAAGAAAGTCAATATATCAATGTTGGTGGATGTTTTGTTTGAGGCCGGGGCTTTGAACTAA